A genomic window from Pelagicoccus enzymogenes includes:
- a CDS encoding LacI family DNA-binding transcriptional regulator, with translation MSQSIKDVAKRAGCSIATVSRVLSGKGYISEDARKKVEAAVEALGYRPNRVARNLRERKSRVIGLIVSDISNPFFSEISRAVERVAMARGFSVLICNTDEDGEKEGRYLKLMDEEQVAGILLSPTRANKKPIDPGKLPPMVLIDRKLNEASLDAVLIDNEGAARRLTQTLLEGGFRKIAGIFGGENSFTAALRIQGFKTAFEGQEERMGAIRQGPAFEAEGVRLMREILAEDPSVDAVVCSSALLATGAYKALREGGGKKLAEMGFACFDDPSWASFVEPAVTVVRQPASAMGEAAADLLLKRIEDGGRPVSEVVLQGELVERESSARR, from the coding sequence ATGTCTCAATCGATCAAAGACGTCGCCAAGCGAGCGGGTTGTTCCATTGCCACGGTTTCCCGCGTGTTATCGGGGAAGGGCTACATCAGCGAGGATGCCCGCAAGAAGGTGGAGGCGGCGGTGGAAGCGCTTGGCTATCGTCCGAACCGGGTGGCTCGGAACCTACGGGAGCGGAAGTCGCGGGTGATCGGCTTGATCGTGTCGGATATCAGCAACCCGTTTTTCAGCGAGATCAGTCGGGCGGTGGAGCGGGTAGCGATGGCGAGAGGTTTCAGCGTGCTGATTTGCAACACGGACGAGGACGGGGAGAAGGAGGGACGCTACTTGAAGTTGATGGACGAGGAGCAGGTTGCGGGCATTTTGCTGTCGCCGACGCGGGCGAACAAGAAGCCGATCGATCCAGGCAAGTTGCCGCCGATGGTGTTGATCGACCGCAAGCTAAACGAGGCTTCGCTGGATGCGGTTTTGATCGACAATGAAGGGGCGGCTCGACGTTTGACCCAGACCTTGTTGGAGGGCGGCTTTCGGAAGATCGCGGGGATATTCGGTGGGGAGAATAGTTTTACGGCGGCGCTGCGTATCCAGGGTTTCAAGACGGCCTTCGAGGGGCAAGAGGAGCGTATGGGGGCGATTCGCCAAGGACCGGCATTCGAGGCGGAGGGTGTCAGGCTGATGCGGGAAATATTGGCGGAGGATCCGTCGGTCGACGCGGTGGTTTGCAGCAGCGCTCTTTTGGCGACGGGCGCCTACAAGGCCTTGCGAGAAGGGGGAGGCAAGAAGCTCGCTGAGATGGGCTTTGCCTGTTTCGACGATCCGTCGTGGGCGAGTTTCGTGGAACCGGCGGTAACAGTGGTACGACAGCCCGCGTCGGCGATGGGGGAGGCCGCAGCAGACTTGTTGCTAAAGCGTATCGAGGATGGGGGGCGCCCGGTGAGCGAAGTGGTGCTGCAAGGCGAACTGGTGGAGCGCGAATCGAGCGCGCGGCGCTGA
- a CDS encoding spermine synthase, with protein MKPNITLAETTTPNGARMTLVEHDGSFCIRVNGQQLMHSKVATSEIQLGSIACERHGSADQQPKVLIGGLGLGFTLKSVLDSTGPQASVHVVELFPEIVEWNRTYMAALNGDALKDERVEVITEDVADVISRSTSSPYDAIALDIDNNTTAMVKTENHDLYGKQGIRKIWQALRPGGRAALWFAAPDAAIERLLEKAGFQVQAMPAKVFGSSRREAYMIYVADKPLSDKTPTN; from the coding sequence ATGAAGCCAAACATCACGCTCGCCGAAACCACCACTCCCAACGGAGCCCGCATGACGCTCGTCGAGCACGACGGCAGCTTCTGCATCCGCGTGAACGGCCAGCAGCTCATGCACTCCAAGGTCGCCACCTCCGAGATCCAGCTCGGCAGCATCGCCTGTGAGCGCCACGGCAGCGCCGACCAGCAACCGAAGGTCCTGATCGGCGGACTCGGCCTAGGCTTCACCCTTAAAAGCGTACTCGACTCCACCGGCCCCCAGGCGAGCGTGCACGTCGTCGAACTCTTCCCCGAGATCGTGGAATGGAACCGGACCTACATGGCCGCGCTGAACGGCGACGCCCTAAAGGACGAGCGCGTGGAAGTGATCACCGAAGACGTCGCCGACGTCATTTCCCGCTCCACCTCATCTCCCTACGACGCCATCGCCCTCGATATCGACAACAACACCACCGCCATGGTGAAAACCGAAAACCACGATCTCTACGGCAAGCAAGGGATACGCAAGATCTGGCAAGCCCTGCGCCCCGGCGGCCGCGCCGCCCTCTGGTTCGCCGCCCCCGACGCAGCCATCGAACGCCTGCTCGAGAAAGCCGGTTTCCAGGTGCAAGCCATGCCCGCCAAAGTCTTCGGCTCCTCCCGCCGCGAAGCCTACATGATCTACGTCGCCGACAAGCCGCTAAGCGACAAAACGCCCACGAACTAG
- a CDS encoding sulfotransferase family protein, whose protein sequence is MQPQIIGTGVGRTGTYSLKLALEQLGFGPCYHMEEVAKNMVTHLPRWQAALAGDPDWQTLYQGYGSAVDWPTSGFYRELYAAYPNAKFVLTVRSPESWAASFGETINALIGSKEKAPPPMWEWLDMAKAVIERTGFQVGSSPEKMAEDFSKHTAAVKAAIPASQLLVFEVAQGWQPLCDFLQVNAPDTPFPRSNNREEFWELVKGAAS, encoded by the coding sequence ATGCAGCCTCAAATCATCGGCACGGGCGTCGGTCGCACCGGCACCTACTCCCTCAAACTCGCCCTCGAGCAACTCGGCTTCGGTCCTTGTTACCACATGGAAGAAGTGGCCAAGAACATGGTTACCCACTTGCCTCGCTGGCAAGCTGCCCTCGCCGGCGATCCAGACTGGCAAACGCTCTACCAAGGCTACGGCAGCGCTGTCGACTGGCCGACCTCCGGGTTCTACCGCGAGCTCTACGCCGCCTACCCCAATGCAAAGTTCGTGCTCACCGTACGAAGCCCCGAAAGCTGGGCCGCTAGTTTTGGCGAGACCATCAACGCTCTGATCGGCAGCAAGGAAAAGGCGCCTCCGCCTATGTGGGAATGGCTCGATATGGCGAAGGCCGTCATCGAACGCACCGGCTTCCAAGTAGGATCGAGCCCTGAAAAGATGGCGGAAGACTTTTCGAAACATACCGCCGCCGTCAAAGCTGCCATCCCCGCCTCTCAGCTCCTCGTCTTCGAAGTCGCCCAAGGCTGGCAACCGCTCTGCGATTTTCTACAAGTCAACGCCCCCGACACCCCCTTCCCCCGCAGCAACAACCGCGAAGAATTCTGGGAACTGGTCAAGGGAGCTGCGTCGTAG